The following proteins are co-located in the Triticum aestivum cultivar Chinese Spring chromosome 1A, IWGSC CS RefSeq v2.1, whole genome shotgun sequence genome:
- the LOC123187662 gene encoding myb-related protein MYBAS2 yields the protein MCNNSGGRGGARAARKGPWAENEDAQLVWFVRLLGERRWDFLAQVSGLRRTGKSCRLRWVNYLHPGLKRGRITADEERLILSLHAEWGSRWSRIARKLPGRTDNEIKNYWRTHMRKKAQEEKMLAKKKAVAEASSSTTSLTTTTCSASATATSSRAATTEAPQESGTSMDDEAEEEATTSVSEENKAEVVQYCSAVDIDQLWNDIAASESYPEMMMSWGSAGNVAVAAPVEPSSPVWEFCEDYSLWRIDDHEYYNKIDQHALN from the exons ATGTGTAACAACAGCGGTGGCCGCGgcggggcgagggcggcgaggaaggggccgtGGGCGGAGAACGAGGACGCCCAACTGGTATGGTTCGTGCGCTTGCTCGGCGAACGCCGTTGGGATTTCTTAGCTCAGGTCTCAG GTCTCCGGCGCACCGGCAAGAGCTGCCGCCTCCGCTGGGTCAACTACCTCCACCCGGGGCTCAAGCGGGGACGCATCACCGCCGACGAGGAGCGGCTCATCCTCAGCCTCCACGCCGAGTGGGGGTCCCGGTGGTCCAGGATCGCCAGGAAGCTCCCCGGCCGCACCGACAACGAGATCAAGAACTACTGGAGGACGCACATGAGGAAGAAGGCCCAGGAGGAGAAGATGCTGGCCAAGAAGAAGGCTGTCGCGGAGGCCTCCTCCTCGACCACGTCGCTGACGACGACGACCTGCTCGGCCTCCGCCACGGCCACGTCGTCCAGGGCGGCCACCACCGAGGCGCCGCAGGAAAGTGGTACAAGCATGGACgacgaggccgaggaggaggccaCCACGTCGGTGAGCGAAGAGAACAAGGCGGAGGTGGTGCAGTACTGCTCCGCCGTGGACATAGACCAGCTGTGGAATGACATCGCGGCGTCGGAGAGCTACCCGGAGATGATGATGAGCTGGGGCTCAGCCGGAAACGTCGCTGTCGCCGCCCCCGTGGAGCCATCGTCGCCGGTGTGGGAGTTCTGCGAGGATTACTCCCTGTGGAGGATCGACGACCACGAGTACTACAACAAGATTGATCAACACGCTCTGAATTGA